The region aaataaaggtTTTCAGAACCATTTTTTGGGCTTTTGGCTATATTTTAAGCCTGAATGAGCGCTTTACCAACATGTTTTTATCGCTTGTACTGGActgaaatttttcaaatatGGAACAATTTTTAATATACGACTTCCAAAAAATATCGATTGCTCTATGTTAGTTGTAATGTACTTTCGATTTCGCGTTACCAAACATAATTACTACACTGGACAATATCTCTTTTAAAAGGGAGCAAGAGAAAGACACATTATCCCGAATCTTCTCGCAGCCTTTTCGTCATAATATTTTAAATTGTCTCTGTAACCTTAGCCTCTTAGAGATTCTCACTATTGTCTTACATTATAAGGTtaataaattgaaataaatcagcaaaaaaataattgacTAAAAGAGAATGAGCAAGTTATCAAGGCTGATTAAAAATGGCGAGGATTTAGCACGGTCTATAAACGAACACCTCTATTTAGTCTGAAAAATAAGTATCATTTCTATAAAGATGGACTGAGATTGACCTGCCAGTACTGTTCTGTTCCTCTGATGATCAGTGAACAAAAGTCTGTACTTGCTGGGTGAAGAACTTATGCATTGATACATGGACTTGCACTCCGTCCCTGCCTACATGCACGTAGGCTGCAACTCATCCAAAACTTACGCAATAATCTTAGTTAAAAtgcataaaatttaaaaaagattaataaaaaggaaattatttttaaccaataatttcCGCTTCGTTTATCGTTGCTTGTTAATCGATATTTTGATGTCTAGtttattgtatttcttttttttttgaaggtgTGGCGCGTACTCATTTCAAAGATGCGGATCAGCTGAAGACTGACAAGGAAGACTATATTCCCGATCTTCCAAAACGTACTGTAACTTATTAGATGCACTATAAATTCGTACTTTCAATGTACGATGTTTTGCGATGTGCTCGTAAGCTTTTTTAGCTTGTCTTTACTTGTTATCCTTCACTTTCTTCGAATCATTTTGAGAGATTTTTTGGCACCTTAACTATACAAGAAACCTAGGTGATGACTTTTTCGCCCATGCTTAAGTCTCAGTACAATTCAAGGGGGAATCTAGAAGTTTGATGAAGAGTTTTCTGATTCAGAGCTCATGTCTGCCTTAGATGAGCTGAAAAATGCATCAGAAAGCAATAATATTAGCCAGGGCtgagttgctcgaagcatggttagttTAAAACTGACTAACAGCCGTTTTTCGACTTTATTACCATCGTTTACGAGACTAACAGCCATTTTATTCACATTAAGCACATAtcagttttctttgaaaatagttTACTAGAAGACTTCAAGTACCTTCGATTTAATTTGGAAGTGGTGCTCGAGACAAGAAATAAGGTGAACTAAAATGAACCTGCTCAAAATGGGCGAGGAAGAGCTAAACGAAAGTCTCCGAAAATTTTATGCTGCAGCCAGGGCCAAAACCAACGAGGAATACAACCAATGGTCACTTGTCGGCTTCCTAAACTCCGATGAACGGCTTTTAACGCAAACATGATAAGCCCAAAAGAGTTTTGATCGCATTTAATTTCTTGAACTGCCGAGTTCTTCATTTATGCAAGGTGGTGGCGTGACTAAACCTGTCAAATTTGTAGCCAatgaaattgcatcatttttCAATAGAAGTCAATGAGCGAACGAGAAAAGTGTTATTgcaatttcaatgttttgttcaTGTTGCGTTTTCTACCATAATCACTTATGTAAAACGACAAATTATTTTTGACCAGGCTCGACCCCTGTCTGCGAGGACAGAGAACTTGGTTACAGATGTCAAGACTGGAAGAGATCGGGATACTGCAACACAGACCCATCGGGAGTGTATATCTACTGTTTCAAGACCTGTGGTGGATGCAGTAAGTAAAACGCTTTTATGTGAAAACTCTCAAGCAGTGAGCAACCTTAACGAGGCTCCATAAGGTTTTTAGATTTAGAGGAAGTTGTGTCCCATACCTTAATACTACGACAACGTCGATTCTATCACAAAGGAAACGTATTGGTATCAGTATATAGTACTACTGTTGGGCAACCTTTTAATGGTGTTTGCAAGGAGCTTATgtcatggaaacaaaaaaagtgcTGCTTAAAGACCAAGTAAGAGGTTTTAACCAAACGATGAGCTCGTAGTAGAAGTATCCAAACATACAAAGACCTAACGGAAACTTTTCGTTGAGTATGCGAAAAAGACATATAGGCCAACATCTGATTCGTTCAAGCGAGATTTAATGTTATTGTATATGTTATTTACTTGGGTGTGaaaaccactacaccaccaggacaagcATCCTGGCAACACAGCAATCGAAGAGGTTTTTCGCGTTATTAGCTTGAATCCCTTGTGGTAGTTTACAAATGGGAATCAAACTGATACAACAGAAGAAAGATTTGTGTTATGCTTTCCCCAAAGATTCGCCAAAACGTTCACATACACCCTCCGGTAAAAGTCTTTGAATCGCATATTACCAAGCCAAAATGGACTTAGACCCCTTACCTCCCAATCACTTATAATCgaaagaggtttttttttttttttaaattatggaAATGCATATGTTTCCTGCATGTGAATGGAGTTCAAGAAAACTACGCTACAAAATGATcgaaaattaatattaatgcAAGAAAGAAAGGAGAGATCTTTGCCGTATTATTTCAAAGGGACTACAGAAGCGTTTTGTCACTATAAGATTTTTATTGTCTCCTTAACATTTTTGTACTTGTCTGTTTAATTCAAATATTTAGATCATTTATGTCATGACAGCCGTAATGATTGTCGATCAATACAAGCTCAAGGTCTTTGCCAAACATCTGTTTCGGCCATAAGGGCCTGCCCTGTTACATGTggtgcttgtttgtttgtctgatTGGTAAGTTTACTATAGGAGAAAGTCAACTATTTACTCCTACTGTGCTGTTTTTCTATTATTGCAATTCACGCACTGACGGCATTGCCTTAATAACGTTTACCTTTTTTAGATAGCAGGGGCACTCTAACCAGGATTATACAACTCGGTTTATGTAACGTACCAAGATATTTTTATACGACGAATTGTAAATGAGATTTGTCTCGCGCGATTGACAACTGGAAATCCCAGGGGTATTAATAATTAGTCATTTGAGGTTTGTGATTGGTAGGAATTGTCTAATTTCACGTGAGAGTCAATCAATATCAAAAAAAGCTACTTAACTGCTTAGTAATAACCTAAGAAAGAGTCGAGTAACGTACCACGTAGGCAAAAAAATGCGTGAAGTAAGtgtttttcattgaaaacgATAATAACATTGATAATAACCTGACTTGCTTATCCCGCCCGGTGCGAGAAAACATGACCGGCTATGAGCACGGGATATTGCTGGTTTGAGCTAAGTAGACCATGAGATTTAATCGGAAGTGCTCCATTAGTCAGTATTAACGCTTGAGATTCTATACCTTCTCTGTCGGTTGCAGAGGGGAGAACAAAATCAACATAGTTCAAATGTTTTAGTTTTGAGAGTTAATTAAAATCATTAAGCCATTTGCTGGTCCCTGTCAGAGCAATACTTTCCCTAGAGTGTAGCTGGGAGCTAGTGTTTACCTCCACTGACCGACCTACGTATCGCTCAGTGTTATATCTTACTCAATAATTCTAATAATaaagaagacaaagataatGATAACGTTGATGATGGTACAGTTACCTTGGTAAGCTCACGTGCCCACGTTGagagatttattttttaaagcacGTGACATACAGTGGAGAATaaaaactttgcagaaaaagAAATGGCTTTGCGTCTTGTTCTCTTAGCGCACTTAGGGAATTCTATTCATCGGTAGTTTTCCAGTTTCACAGTCTAATTGACTAATAAGTAATATGAACTTAGAATCACAAATATTATAGAGACCATTGTAGCCGGGCTCTCCTTTCGCTCGCTCGCCCCAAACCGCGTATCTTGA is a window of Montipora capricornis isolate CH-2021 chromosome 13, ASM3666992v2, whole genome shotgun sequence DNA encoding:
- the LOC138028679 gene encoding uncharacterized protein — protein: MPFKIGLLLLALMYITQHCVARTHFKDADQLKTDKEDYIPDLPKRSTPVCEDRELGYRCQDWKRSGYCNTDPSGVYIYCFKTCGGCNHLCHDSRNDCRSIQAQGLCQTSVSAIRACPVTCGACLFV